The Panicum virgatum strain AP13 chromosome 5K, P.virgatum_v5, whole genome shotgun sequence genome has a window encoding:
- the LOC120707831 gene encoding protein IQ-DOMAIN 31-like isoform X2 — MGKSPGKWIKSVLLGKKSTKSGSTKANESATNNNGHSAGEERAFSENSPVISEPVLVEAHKNGAVSVNGKAEDVNLPSDRAGQQDLQNQSIVESETSVPGQLGEDQAAVKAQAAFRGYLARRSFRALKGIIRLQALIRGHLVRRQAVSTLRTTWLIVKFQSLVRGRNVRLSGADIQLNVKLGQHNLGGTRSSDAWKEKLSSNAYVRKLLSSPIVLEPLHFQYDKRDPNSTYNWLERWTIGCIWKPVFQPKRVPDGKLLVRKASYAMETESAKLKRNIRKGSAATVESFHTRVTGESEKLKRNPKKFSNFPADSVPDSQLSELEKVKRNLRKVTDSMAEASKISSSRVDSSKVSDSTPDAPKVSNPVAEISKTSSLLNGISDHQDSQCEKALQNTREASFPLETQDYSGNGQLLEYSDMDNFDLVPGLKSDLETQLDSVSIGENVDEPTVGASAAEGMPLQNIDEPNSLGKKEEARSKEEHLSNGSLRTGKRKSSSPYKSEYVENGTHTTPAQPRKPSYMAATESAKAKLRAQNSPRVDSDSSAEKNGFTRRHSLPSGTNSRAIKAEWKR; from the exons GCTACAAATAACAATGGACACTCAGCTGGGGAGGAGCGTGCATTTTCTGAAAATTCTCCAGTGATCTCTGAGCCGGTGCTTGTTGAAGCCCACAAAAATGGAGCTGTTTCAGTTAATGGGAAGGCTGAAGATGTCAATTTGCCAAGTGACAGGGCTGGCCAACAAGATCTGCAGAACCAAAGTATTGTTGAGTCCGAAACATCAGTTCCTGGGCAATTGGGAGAAGACCAAGCTGCAGTGAAGGCACAGGCAGCATTTCGCGGTTACCTA GCACGAAGGTCATTCCGTGCATTGAAAGGTATCATAAGACTCCAGGCACTGATTCGAGGGCATCTTGTAAGGAGACAGGCTGTTTCAACCCTTCGAACTACTTGGTTGATTGTGAAGTTTCAATCTCTAGTTCGTGGAAGAAATGTCAGACTCTCTGGTGCTGACATTCAACTCAATGTGAAGCTTGGCCAACATAACCTTGGT GGCACTAGATCATCTGATGCATGGAAAGAGAAGTTATCTTCAAATGCCTATGTTCGGAAG CTTCTGTCTTCACCAATAGTGCTAGAACCTCTTCACTTCCAGTATGACAAGAGGGATCCCAATTCAACCTATAACTGGCTAGAGAGATGGACCATAGGCTGCATCTGGAAGCCTGTTTTTCAACCAAAAAGAGTTCCTGATGGGAAACTGCTGGTAAGGAAGGCTAGTTATGCAATGGAAACTGAATCAGCCAAGTTAAAGCGCAACATTAGGAAGGGCTCTGCTGCTACAGTTGAGAGTTTCCATACAAGAGTGACTGGTGAATCTGAGAAACTTAAACGTAATCCAAAGAAATTCTCAAACTTCCCTGCTGACTCAGTACCAGATAGCCAGTTATCTGAACTTGAGAAGGTTAAAAGGAACCTGAGGAAGGTAACTGATTCCATGGCTGAAGCCTCAAAGATCTCTAGTTCCAGGGTTGATTCCTCAAAGGTATCTGATTCTACACCTGATGCTCCAAAAGTATCTAATCCTGTGGCCGAAATCTCAAAGACATCTAGTCTCCTGAACGGGATCTCTGACCATCAAGACAGCCAATGTGAAAAAGCACTACAGAATACACGTGAGGCTTCATTTCCTCTTGAAACTCAAGATTACTCTGGCAATGGTCAGCTATTGGAATATTCAGATATGGATAACTTCGACTTGGTACCTGGTTTGAAAAGTGATCTGGAAACTCAGCTTGATTCAGTTTCTATAGGAGAAAATGTTGATGAGCCCACTGTTGGTGCTTCAGCAGCTGAAGGTATGCCACTGCAGAACATTGATGAGCCCAATAGTTTAGGGAAGAAAGAGGAAGCAAGGTCCAAGGAAGAGCATCTGTCTAATGGAAGCCTTAGAACTGGCAAGAGAAAGTCTTCATCCCCATACAAATCAGAATATGTGGAAAACGGGACTCACACTACTCCTGCTCAGCCAAGGAAGCCAAGCTATATGGCTGCAACGGAGTCTGCGAAGGCGAAATTACGAGCACAGAATTCACCCAGGGTGGATTCTGATTCATCAGCAGAAAAGAATGGCTTCACTCGACGCCACTCTCTTCCTTCCGGTACAAACA GTAGGGCGATCAAAGCTGAATGGAAGCGCTGA
- the LOC120707831 gene encoding protein IQ-DOMAIN 31-like isoform X1, whose amino-acid sequence MGKSPGKWIKSVLLGKKSTKSGSTKANESKATNNNGHSAGEERAFSENSPVISEPVLVEAHKNGAVSVNGKAEDVNLPSDRAGQQDLQNQSIVESETSVPGQLGEDQAAVKAQAAFRGYLARRSFRALKGIIRLQALIRGHLVRRQAVSTLRTTWLIVKFQSLVRGRNVRLSGADIQLNVKLGQHNLGGTRSSDAWKEKLSSNAYVRKLLSSPIVLEPLHFQYDKRDPNSTYNWLERWTIGCIWKPVFQPKRVPDGKLLVRKASYAMETESAKLKRNIRKGSAATVESFHTRVTGESEKLKRNPKKFSNFPADSVPDSQLSELEKVKRNLRKVTDSMAEASKISSSRVDSSKVSDSTPDAPKVSNPVAEISKTSSLLNGISDHQDSQCEKALQNTREASFPLETQDYSGNGQLLEYSDMDNFDLVPGLKSDLETQLDSVSIGENVDEPTVGASAAEGMPLQNIDEPNSLGKKEEARSKEEHLSNGSLRTGKRKSSSPYKSEYVENGTHTTPAQPRKPSYMAATESAKAKLRAQNSPRVDSDSSAEKNGFTRRHSLPSGTNSRAIKAEWKR is encoded by the exons aagGCTACAAATAACAATGGACACTCAGCTGGGGAGGAGCGTGCATTTTCTGAAAATTCTCCAGTGATCTCTGAGCCGGTGCTTGTTGAAGCCCACAAAAATGGAGCTGTTTCAGTTAATGGGAAGGCTGAAGATGTCAATTTGCCAAGTGACAGGGCTGGCCAACAAGATCTGCAGAACCAAAGTATTGTTGAGTCCGAAACATCAGTTCCTGGGCAATTGGGAGAAGACCAAGCTGCAGTGAAGGCACAGGCAGCATTTCGCGGTTACCTA GCACGAAGGTCATTCCGTGCATTGAAAGGTATCATAAGACTCCAGGCACTGATTCGAGGGCATCTTGTAAGGAGACAGGCTGTTTCAACCCTTCGAACTACTTGGTTGATTGTGAAGTTTCAATCTCTAGTTCGTGGAAGAAATGTCAGACTCTCTGGTGCTGACATTCAACTCAATGTGAAGCTTGGCCAACATAACCTTGGT GGCACTAGATCATCTGATGCATGGAAAGAGAAGTTATCTTCAAATGCCTATGTTCGGAAG CTTCTGTCTTCACCAATAGTGCTAGAACCTCTTCACTTCCAGTATGACAAGAGGGATCCCAATTCAACCTATAACTGGCTAGAGAGATGGACCATAGGCTGCATCTGGAAGCCTGTTTTTCAACCAAAAAGAGTTCCTGATGGGAAACTGCTGGTAAGGAAGGCTAGTTATGCAATGGAAACTGAATCAGCCAAGTTAAAGCGCAACATTAGGAAGGGCTCTGCTGCTACAGTTGAGAGTTTCCATACAAGAGTGACTGGTGAATCTGAGAAACTTAAACGTAATCCAAAGAAATTCTCAAACTTCCCTGCTGACTCAGTACCAGATAGCCAGTTATCTGAACTTGAGAAGGTTAAAAGGAACCTGAGGAAGGTAACTGATTCCATGGCTGAAGCCTCAAAGATCTCTAGTTCCAGGGTTGATTCCTCAAAGGTATCTGATTCTACACCTGATGCTCCAAAAGTATCTAATCCTGTGGCCGAAATCTCAAAGACATCTAGTCTCCTGAACGGGATCTCTGACCATCAAGACAGCCAATGTGAAAAAGCACTACAGAATACACGTGAGGCTTCATTTCCTCTTGAAACTCAAGATTACTCTGGCAATGGTCAGCTATTGGAATATTCAGATATGGATAACTTCGACTTGGTACCTGGTTTGAAAAGTGATCTGGAAACTCAGCTTGATTCAGTTTCTATAGGAGAAAATGTTGATGAGCCCACTGTTGGTGCTTCAGCAGCTGAAGGTATGCCACTGCAGAACATTGATGAGCCCAATAGTTTAGGGAAGAAAGAGGAAGCAAGGTCCAAGGAAGAGCATCTGTCTAATGGAAGCCTTAGAACTGGCAAGAGAAAGTCTTCATCCCCATACAAATCAGAATATGTGGAAAACGGGACTCACACTACTCCTGCTCAGCCAAGGAAGCCAAGCTATATGGCTGCAACGGAGTCTGCGAAGGCGAAATTACGAGCACAGAATTCACCCAGGGTGGATTCTGATTCATCAGCAGAAAAGAATGGCTTCACTCGACGCCACTCTCTTCCTTCCGGTACAAACA GTAGGGCGATCAAAGCTGAATGGAAGCGCTGA
- the LOC120707831 gene encoding protein IQ-DOMAIN 31-like isoform X3, translating into MGKSPGKWIKSVLLGKKSTKSGSTKANESARRSFRALKGIIRLQALIRGHLVRRQAVSTLRTTWLIVKFQSLVRGRNVRLSGADIQLNVKLGQHNLGGTRSSDAWKEKLSSNAYVRKLLSSPIVLEPLHFQYDKRDPNSTYNWLERWTIGCIWKPVFQPKRVPDGKLLVRKASYAMETESAKLKRNIRKGSAATVESFHTRVTGESEKLKRNPKKFSNFPADSVPDSQLSELEKVKRNLRKVTDSMAEASKISSSRVDSSKVSDSTPDAPKVSNPVAEISKTSSLLNGISDHQDSQCEKALQNTREASFPLETQDYSGNGQLLEYSDMDNFDLVPGLKSDLETQLDSVSIGENVDEPTVGASAAEGMPLQNIDEPNSLGKKEEARSKEEHLSNGSLRTGKRKSSSPYKSEYVENGTHTTPAQPRKPSYMAATESAKAKLRAQNSPRVDSDSSAEKNGFTRRHSLPSGTNSRAIKAEWKR; encoded by the exons GCACGAAGGTCATTCCGTGCATTGAAAGGTATCATAAGACTCCAGGCACTGATTCGAGGGCATCTTGTAAGGAGACAGGCTGTTTCAACCCTTCGAACTACTTGGTTGATTGTGAAGTTTCAATCTCTAGTTCGTGGAAGAAATGTCAGACTCTCTGGTGCTGACATTCAACTCAATGTGAAGCTTGGCCAACATAACCTTGGT GGCACTAGATCATCTGATGCATGGAAAGAGAAGTTATCTTCAAATGCCTATGTTCGGAAG CTTCTGTCTTCACCAATAGTGCTAGAACCTCTTCACTTCCAGTATGACAAGAGGGATCCCAATTCAACCTATAACTGGCTAGAGAGATGGACCATAGGCTGCATCTGGAAGCCTGTTTTTCAACCAAAAAGAGTTCCTGATGGGAAACTGCTGGTAAGGAAGGCTAGTTATGCAATGGAAACTGAATCAGCCAAGTTAAAGCGCAACATTAGGAAGGGCTCTGCTGCTACAGTTGAGAGTTTCCATACAAGAGTGACTGGTGAATCTGAGAAACTTAAACGTAATCCAAAGAAATTCTCAAACTTCCCTGCTGACTCAGTACCAGATAGCCAGTTATCTGAACTTGAGAAGGTTAAAAGGAACCTGAGGAAGGTAACTGATTCCATGGCTGAAGCCTCAAAGATCTCTAGTTCCAGGGTTGATTCCTCAAAGGTATCTGATTCTACACCTGATGCTCCAAAAGTATCTAATCCTGTGGCCGAAATCTCAAAGACATCTAGTCTCCTGAACGGGATCTCTGACCATCAAGACAGCCAATGTGAAAAAGCACTACAGAATACACGTGAGGCTTCATTTCCTCTTGAAACTCAAGATTACTCTGGCAATGGTCAGCTATTGGAATATTCAGATATGGATAACTTCGACTTGGTACCTGGTTTGAAAAGTGATCTGGAAACTCAGCTTGATTCAGTTTCTATAGGAGAAAATGTTGATGAGCCCACTGTTGGTGCTTCAGCAGCTGAAGGTATGCCACTGCAGAACATTGATGAGCCCAATAGTTTAGGGAAGAAAGAGGAAGCAAGGTCCAAGGAAGAGCATCTGTCTAATGGAAGCCTTAGAACTGGCAAGAGAAAGTCTTCATCCCCATACAAATCAGAATATGTGGAAAACGGGACTCACACTACTCCTGCTCAGCCAAGGAAGCCAAGCTATATGGCTGCAACGGAGTCTGCGAAGGCGAAATTACGAGCACAGAATTCACCCAGGGTGGATTCTGATTCATCAGCAGAAAAGAATGGCTTCACTCGACGCCACTCTCTTCCTTCCGGTACAAACA GTAGGGCGATCAAAGCTGAATGGAAGCGCTGA